The stretch of DNA TTTCACCCCCGCCGCGGCGTCCACCGCCAAGTCGGCGCGCTCCTGGAGTTTTCCCCGCTGGCTCACCGTGCCGTTCTGGATCGTGACCTCGGCGCTGACTCTGGCGTGGGTGATCCTGATGCTGCCTCCGGCCGGGGCCGCATTCCTGGCCATCGTCGGGGCGGGCGTGACGATCTGGGTCCTGGTCCCCATGATCAGCCTGTACGCCATCGTGGTGCTCTCGCCCTTCGAGATGGCCTACGAGGTCGGCGGACTCAACGGCGTGCGGGCGTTGGATGCCGTGATTCTCACGCTCGTCGTGGTGACCACCGGCTCCATCCTCGCCCGGGCGCGCGGCGGGGCGCGCTTCCTGAGCCCCTTGACCCGGGTCTTCATGGCGCTCTGGGCTTTTCTCGCCGTCTGGATGTGCCTGACTTTCGTGATGGGGGACGCCAACCGGGACTTTCTGGGGGGCCCGGTCCAGAACATATGGTACGCCTACCGCGACTCGCTTCGGGTGCTGCTGCCGTTCCCGCTTCTGCTCTACTGCCTGCCCGATCGCAAGGCCGCCATGCGGCTGGTGGATCTCCTGCTTGCTACCACGGTTGGGATAGCGTTGTACGGCTGGTACCAGACGATGGTCAGCCACGCCTCCGCGAGCGCTCCCTTCAACACCAAGAACGCGCTGGCCGGTTACATGATCCTGGTCGTCCCGTTCTGTGTCACGCGCATGCTGTTCGAAAAGAATCTCAAAAAGCAGGCATTCTTCGCGGTGCTGCTCCTCATTCTCATGCGGGTCCTCTGGCTGACCGAGTCGCGCGGCGGGCTGGTTGCCTTCATGGCGTCCATGGCCCCACTCATCCTGAGGGTCCCCTGGAAGCGCCTCCT from Candidatus Polarisedimenticolia bacterium encodes:
- a CDS encoding O-antigen ligase family protein; translation: MAAVTTSSGRWKLPFTPAAASTAKSARSWSFPRWLTVPFWIVTSALTLAWVILMLPPAGAAFLAIVGAGVTIWVLVPMISLYAIVVLSPFEMAYEVGGLNGVRALDAVILTLVVVTTGSILARARGGARFLSPLTRVFMALWAFLAVWMCLTFVMGDANRDFLGGPVQNIWYAYRDSLRVLLPFPLLLYCLPDRKAAMRLVDLLLATTVGIALYGWYQTMVSHASASAPFNTKNALAGYMILVVPFCVTRMLFEKNLKKQAFFAVLLLILMRVLWLTESRGGLVAFMASMAPLILRVPWKRLLAIGGAGVLALGLFAATRGNILNKPNVQRFFTLSDPTGQQNFKWRLVQWQLIFDKISESPWIGTGSDIDPELAKMGRLQTAHNGYLGMMLRAGVPASSTWILLLGLTSLVCLRYVRRARLPEDLVFWLGMSGSLIALVVHNLNETTLLMPQIQLVYWALLAVMLVLVTDKPKPAPAPARAGRR